In the genome of Syntrophales bacterium, one region contains:
- a CDS encoding HD domain-containing phosphohydrolase has product MVRYSDIIKKDIKKSGRGDPKYPIDTKKADDSLRFSTLKEFSTSSELNALPAQKDAEYMKKLHATIVAYLKEVQRLVKNDEDFDISPAVDIVKHIINTPDLIEKFYQSTALNDYNNQNDYLILHLINVMTSSLKIGTGMKFSKKELLELGLAALFYDIGFFKVPENILEKRGNLTESELDIMKKHTEFGKDILSRFQTEHPMLPRVAYEHHERENGSGYPAQLKEDEICEYAKIMGLVDTFDAMINNRPYRKAFEQHVSIKELVESKNTMFSSKIIKAFLNEIGIFPIGSYVRLNNMEIGKVVATSKSHPLKPTIKFIFDIHGKKVPGKTVIKLEEHPVLYVTAAVSEKDLPTE; this is encoded by the coding sequence ATGGTAAGATATTCTGACATCATAAAAAAAGACATCAAAAAAAGTGGGAGGGGCGACCCCAAATATCCCATAGATACCAAAAAAGCAGATGATTCTTTACGTTTCAGTACCTTAAAGGAATTTAGCACATCTTCAGAATTAAACGCCCTGCCTGCACAAAAAGACGCTGAATACATGAAAAAACTTCATGCAACCATCGTGGCTTATCTCAAGGAAGTCCAGAGACTGGTCAAAAATGATGAAGACTTTGACATCAGTCCGGCCGTTGATATCGTCAAGCACATCATAAATACGCCCGATTTGATTGAAAAATTTTACCAATCAACAGCCCTTAATGATTATAATAATCAAAATGACTACTTGATTCTGCATCTGATTAATGTCATGACAAGCAGTCTCAAGATTGGAACAGGCATGAAATTTTCCAAGAAAGAACTCCTTGAACTTGGACTGGCTGCGCTATTCTACGATATAGGGTTCTTCAAAGTACCGGAGAACATATTGGAAAAAAGAGGAAACCTGACAGAATCCGAGTTAGATATTATGAAAAAGCATACCGAATTCGGGAAAGATATTCTGTCTCGTTTTCAGACTGAACACCCTATGCTGCCCCGGGTAGCCTATGAACATCATGAAAGAGAAAATGGCAGTGGTTATCCCGCACAGTTAAAGGAAGATGAGATATGCGAATACGCAAAAATAATGGGGCTGGTTGATACCTTTGATGCCATGATTAACAACCGACCTTACAGAAAAGCATTCGAACAGCATGTTTCAATTAAAGAACTGGTTGAATCAAAAAATACCATGTTTTCTTCAAAGATAATCAAAGCATTTCTTAATGAAATAGGCATTTTCCCCATCGGAAGCTATGTCAGGCTTAATAATATGGAAATAGGCAAAGTTGTCGCAACCAGCAAGAGTCATCCCCTGAAACCAACTATCAAATTTATCTTCGACATCCATGGAAAGAAAGTGCCCGGCAAAACCGTAATCAAACTTGAAGAACACCCCGTTTTATACGTCACAGCCGCTGTTTCCGAAAAAGACCTTCCTACAGAATAA